In Solenopsis invicta isolate M01_SB chromosome 1, UNIL_Sinv_3.0, whole genome shotgun sequence, one genomic interval encodes:
- the LOC105203753 gene encoding eclosion hormone yields the protein MPNSSNRIIVLLVMIFAVLFTTSTTDAERNIGVCIRNCAQCQKMFGTYFMGQKCADFCVKYKGKLIPDCEDEFSIRPFLQEPENDY from the exons atGCCAAACTCTTCAAACCGAATTATCGTACTGCTTGTCATGATTTTCGCCGTTCTCTTTACAACATCTACAACTGATGCCGAACGAAATATTG GTGTGTGCATACGAAACTGCGCGCAATGCCAAAAAATGTTCGGAACGTATTTCATGGGACAGAAATGCGCGGACTTTTGCGTAAAGTACAAGGGAAAGCTCATCCCGGACTGCGAGGACGAGTTCTCCATTCGTCCTTTCCTACAAGAGCCCGAGAACGATTATTAA
- the LOC105203729 gene encoding centrosomal protein of 290 kDa, whose amino-acid sequence MVRTDWDRILSINASSLTDEEIEDLFPAVVRCDVDEIVDIHGLRTLVRLSQEMLTYKDNQVEALLLECGELKETIASLRPETAKRKKDRGMTTVKPEHDGFTKDTDLRGYSDTQGKSDKVKTLMAELENLDKENEILKEQLTTLKDEMEDATEKMNEMTEELRSTQIKAVEYKEKILKLEQENAALVIQIEEITAQQIDRDKMLDEFGIAIDARISEWKGVLDEKDREITRLKESLSHSLMQSITSVKEENKTQIVYLNDEIARRDSIIVELQTKLSEAVVEINESAALLEKLKGETHESVRSDKRKEQKNLLKKVQTANEKISSLENALSQAQDDAKSQSSKLCEVLITLQKYEDGNQALAKALNEIKELQIKIDHKNEHIEDSANVINKLEMLNSYQEMEILTLREKLGIPEDESISIKSIVAKRKEESKKMEELIRQNKSLVQENLELKSDIRMLKYKLSKSEKILDISDNLNDSSNQFLHSTKLLESENIQISSKTDISDLNRNIQILIEENEALRTGMHEIMDSIRNQDGKSEVEIQSSTLERLLEALDVRHLAGWYHPAMRLQEHLNVVQGSNAELRSQLKSLRKELQRKDKILQDLAANKDIEFEKLYEKHGEDEVITMYLAEMKALQIAYKNETEEWEKQKDLLVQENNELKDEIDGFKKQLEIYKKSWKMIEDGDDEAQKAFVAKTKEYADVANEIIVMNRKNVSLQQLLNKETNKLYEYQKDLIKKESDFNRTLTEANKYNKTLLSEISLLQSNLCNSVSAIVHNELKEKYEELSIRHRTLLETVMASPNSNEISSLKTEIEAVRQEKNQLIEDLRKADDYGNGDSLQQRLKEIEAKELIERQRADQMARLLEISQTQLTKYEDNVKQLSNSNSELQEKLIEIHKALSTKIALQENIQMDDNRIQELQNEKTQLFVENESLKKMLQISEEEARLQYSLNALQTLELDSFRHQILDLQAVSEDKATISRLDFELTSKKISEMELSAQKTRLQNELSFVQQELDNSKRKCEEMRAYIQDYRKQCDTRCKYYIDIIYFLQCQYAGSTSISTLEKVSTLAAKLKADRQNIDAEMQKTKKCHEDIKYEQQYLSARLEIVERLKDMLEQQIGAGSVQNIMERYAETSQQTLSDFKYKRRIAHLEHELQIANSKFIEYESVINSMEQDILNIQKAWCPQQEHQIRINTNLETKSIQVMIDTQVASVQTDPYVCCLNQKIEGTKETDKEIIVFKDIQKPVKSSETTEKTFREIGNNTEESGSSVICNEQLDQALKLASERSMMLAKCESQLAEYKAKVDALNKAIAEKDSEYQIKMDTLNKALEEKDSQYQTKVYTLNKTIEEKTSHLAQKQNILDELMIQPQVVNTDCADKLALKSIINSLQKLINQKEETVLRYQNLLKEDRDEHSRAASRFQDEIKCLHDYILTMQGKIRKNEDPIVTIKNVFEKASTFDETTARSSAVQEEEIARLHEKVSTFEAELNISKELSERWHQLAEERLKHMDRMRERLEQQHKNELESYRGELHKWQSEADVLRQQLAENRMLLTKGNISLMKELQDKDDKIHELTLACQQLQNEVELIESANRSHQVIVHSRGDPKAHETTHNSYRDQTQQNQMDVLRRQLQSLMEKEKMYKYEITDLKQQLSRRYMAVKTQEKKISQRETQLERKVAALEEELHKTKTQLDREYLAQEAKRVKTAEELSLWEKQKKWQQTAEKLKRKLKEKTDEHEKLLANYEKLRSVVSCMEREKWYLRSKLKFESDIASGTSLGRPISSVQHITVEEQLEKECRILRERVKELTDRLEKESNEHLMLEIAELKRHNAALEAVSQGNTSVINQLEKLETTKDALEKINLKLESENFELRLELERANSDTPGLREKVEHLEKYIKLLKAEKSSDSSPRSSEKEQPESNNKKSIFEMEKTIFTLKRIIEKLQAENKRLKFNSKKSHFLVNQGKTNLIERDISFQRQYEESQKRVVSLEADLHLAEQRVAMLEKAQKEDDKGDFGILKQQLIHKSELLDKVKQLLTRAAINEKNLRQRVQQLESKQTLSTIPECYVTPPTPQ is encoded by the exons atggTTCGCACCGATTGGGATCGGATACTATCCATAAATGCTTCGTCTTTAACAGACGAAGAAATCGAGGATCTTTTTCCCGCGGTAGTCCGATGCGACGTGGACGAGATCGTCGACATACACGGATTGCGAACGCTTGTGAGATTGTCGCAAGAAATGTTAACTTACAAAGATAATCAA GTCGAGGCTCTGCTTCTTGAGTGCGGAGAATTGAAAGAAACAATAGCATCATTACGTCCAGAAACTGCCAAACGAAAGAAag ATCGTGGTATGACTACAGTAAAACCAGAACATGATGGTTTTACTAAG GATACAGATTTGAGGGGATATTCAGACACACAAGGCAAAAGTGACAAAGTTAAGACACTTATGGCTGAACTAGAA aatttggACAAAGAAAATGAGATTCTTAAGGAGCAGCTAACAACATTGAAAGATGAAATGGAAGATGCAACagaaaaaatgaatgaaatgaCAGAAGAACTTCGTTCAACTCAAATAAAAGCTGTAGAATACAAAG aaaaaatattgaaattggaGCAAGAAAATGCAGCTTTGGTTATTCAAATTGAAGAAATAACAGCACAACAAATAGACAGAGATAAAATGTTGGATGAATTTGGTATAGCTATTGATGCTAGAATATCTGAATGGAAG gGTGTATTGGATGAGAAGGATAGAGAGATAACACGTTTGAAAGAAAGTTTGTCACATTCTTTAATGCAATCGATTACCTCagttaaagaagaaaataaaacacaGATTGTTTATCTGAATGATGAAATAGCTCGTAGGGATTCGATTATAGTTGAATTGCAAACTAAACTTTCTGAAGCAGTTGTTGAAATAAATGAGAGTGCTGCACttctagaaaaattaaaaggagaGACACATGA atctgTAAGAAGTGATAAgcgaaaagaacaaaaaaatttgttaaaaaaagtacaaactGCAAATGAAAAGATCTCTAGTTTGGAAAACGCATTGTCACAAGCACAAGATGATGCTAAGTCGCAGAGTAGCAAA TTATGCGAGGTATtaataacattacaaaaatatgaagaTGGAAATCAGGCTTTAGCTAAAGCATTGaacgaaattaaagaattacaaattaaaatcgatCACAAGAATGAACATATTGAAGATTCAGccaatgttattaataaattggagATGTTAAATTCATATCAAGAAATGGAGATCTTAACTCTtag AGAAAAATTAGGAATTCCAGAAGATGAATCGATATCAATTAAAAGTATTGTAGCAAAACGTAAAGAGGAATCCAAAAAAATGGAAGAGCTAATTCGGCAAAATAAAAGTCTTGTACAggaaaatttagaattaaaatcagat ataaggatgttaaaatataaattgagcAAGTCTGAAAAGATATTAGATATTTCGGATAACTTAAATGATTCTAGTAATCAGTTTTTACATTCAACTAAATTATTGGAATCggaaaatatacaaatatcttCTAAAACTGATATTTCTGATCTTAATCGAAATATTCAGATACTTATAGAAGAAAATGAAGCACTTAGAACGGGCATGCATGAGATTATGGACAGTATACGCAATCAAGATG gtAAGAGTGAAGTGGAAATACAATCCAGTACATTGGAACGATTACTGGAAGCTTTAGATGTTAGACATTTAGCTGGCTGGTACCATCCAGCTatgagattgcaggaacatctTAATGTTGTACAGGGTAGTAATGCTGAATTAAGGTCACAACTTAAATCGCTGag AAAGGAATTGCAAAGGAaggataaaattttacaagatcTGGCAGCAAATAAAGATATAGAGTTCGAAAAATTATACGAGAAACACGGCGAAGATGAAGTGATAACAATGTATCTTGCAGAAATGAAGGCTCTGCAAATAGCATATAAAAATGAAACGGAGGAATGGGAGAAACAGAAAGATTTGCTGGTTCAAGAAAATAATGAGTTGAAAGATGAAATAGATGGTTTTAAAAAGCAACtagaaatttataagaaaagttGGAAGATGATAGAAGATGGGGATGACGAAGCTCAGAAAGCTTTCGTGGCAAAAACGAAAGAGTACGCGGATGTCGCTAATGAAATAATAGTTATGAACAGGAAAAATGTTAGTCTTCAACAATTGCTTAACAAAGAAACTaacaaattatatgaatatcaaaaagatttaattaaaaaagagagTGATTTTAATAGAACGCTTACCGAggcaaacaaatataataaaacgttgTTATCAGAAATCTCACTGTTACAAAGTAATTTATGTAATTCTGTGAGTGCAATAGTACACAAcgaattgaaagaaaaatacgaAGAACTGAGTATACGTCATCGTACTTTATTAGAAACTGTGATGGCATCTCCCAATTCCAATGAAATATCATCTTTAAAGACTGAAATAGAAGCGGTAAGACAAGAGAAAAATCAACTCATTGAGGATTTGCGGAAAGCAGATGATTACGGAAACGGTGATAGTTTACAACAAAGATTGAAAGAGATAGAAGCTAAGGAGTTGATTGAAAGACAGCGAGCTGATCAGATGGCTCGATTACTCGAAATATCACAAACACAGTTAACAAAATACGAGGATAACGTTAAACAACTTTCCAATTCTAATTCTGAATTACAAGAGAAATTGATTGAGATACACAAGGCATTGTCTACAAAGATAGCGCTGCAGGAAAATATACAAATGGATGATAATCGTATACAAGAGTTGCAAAATGAAAAAACGCAACTTTTTGTAGAGAatgaaagtttgaaaaaaatgctaCAAATTTCTGAAGAGGAAGCTCGACTGCAATATTCGCTAAATGCATTGCAAACACTGGAATTGGATAGTTTTAGGCATCAAATATTGGATTTGCAAGCTGTAAGCGAAGACAAGGCCACTATTTCGAGACTTGATTTTGAGTTAACAAGTAAGAAGATATCAGAAATGGAATTATCTGCACAGAAAACACGACTGCAGAATGAGTTGTCTTTTGTGCAACAAGAACTTGACAATTCAAAAAGGAAGTGCGAGGAAATGCGTGCTTACATACAGGATTATCGGAAACAATGTGACACTCGTTGCAA GtattatatagatattatatattttttacaatgccAATACGCGGGATCAACTTCCATAAGTACTTTAGAAAAGGTAAGCACATTAGCAGCAAAATTAAAAGCAGACCGTCAAAATATCGACGCAGAAAtgcaaaagacaaaaaaatgccatgaagatattaaatatgaaCAGCAATATTTATCTGCTCGCCTTGAAATTGTGGAACGTCTGAAAGATATGTTAGAGCAACAAATTGGCGCTGGAAGCGTCCAAAACATAATGGAACGTTATGCCGAAACTTCGCAACAAACTTTAAGT GATTTTAAATACAAGAGAAGAATAGCTCATTTAGAGCATGAACTTCAAATTGCTAATAGCAAATTCATTGAATACGAGTCAGTAATAAATAGCATGGAACaggatatattaaatattcagaaagCTTGGTGTCCACAGCAAGAACATCAAATTcgaattaatacaaatttggAAACAAAATCTATTCAAGTAATGATAGATACTCAAGTAGCTAGTGTTCAAACGGATCCTTATGTTTGCTGCTTGAATCAAAAAATAGAAGGTACCAAGGAAACCGATAAGGAAATCATAGTTTTTAAAGACATTCAAAAACCTGTTAAATCAAGTGAAACTACAGAAAAGACATTCCGAGAAATTGGAAATAATACAGAAGAAAGTGGTAGCTCAGTGATCTGTAACGAGCAGCTGGATCAAGCATTGAAACTCGCATCGGAACGCTCCATGATGCTTGCTAAATGTGAGTCACAATTAGCCGAGTACAAAGCGAAAGTAGATGCTCTGAATAAAGCGATAGCGGAAAAAGATTCGgagtatcaaataaaaatggataCTCTGAACAAAGCACTCGAGGAAAAAGATTCGCAGTATCAAACAAAAGTCTATACTCTGAACAAAACAATTGAGGAAAAAACTTCGCATCTTGCGCAAAAGCAAAATATACTTGACGAATTAATGATCCAACCACAAGTTGTGAATACTGATTGTGCTGACAAATTGGCTTTAAAGTCGATAATAAATAGTTtgcagaaattaattaatcaaaaagaAGAAACTGTTTTAAGATACCAAAATTTACTGAAAGAAGACAGAGATGAACATAGTCGGGCAGCCAGTCGTTTTCAGGACGAGATTAAGTGTTTGCATGATTATATATTGACTATGCAAGGTAAAATCCGAAAAAATGAAGATCCGattgtaactataaaaaatgtttttgaaaaagcaTCGACGTTTGATGAAACTACAGCGAGAAGCAGTGCTGTGCAAGAAGAAGAAATTGCGAGACTGCATGAAAAGGTATCCACTTTTGAAGCAGAATTAAATATCAGCAAAGAACTAAGTGAACGCTGGCATCAATTAGCAGAAGAAAGACTGAAGCATATGGATCGTATGCGAGAAAG ACTAGAGCAACAACATAAAAATGAATTGGAGAGTTATCGTGGTGAATTACACAAATGGCAGTCTGAGGCTGACGTACTTAGACAACAACTGGCTGAGAATCGCATGTTACTTACGAAAGGAAATATTTCACTGATGAAAGAGCTACAAGACAAAGATGACAAAATACATGAGTTAACTCTTGCTTGTCAACAACTACAG AATGAAGTTGAATTAATAGAATCTGCAAATCGATCTCATCAAGTGATAGTTCATAGTCGTGGCGATCCGAAAGCGCACGAAACAACACACAATAGTTACCGCGATCAAACGCAACAAAATCAAATGGATGTTTTACGTCGACAGCTTCAGTCTTTAATGGAAaaggaaaaaatgtataaatacgaAATAACTGATTTGAAGCAGCAGCTTAGTCGCAG ATACATGGCAGTAAAAACTCAGGAGAAGAAAATATCACAACGTGAAACGCAGCTTGAGCGCAAAGTGGCAGCTTTAGAAGAAGAATTGCATAAAACAAAAACTCAATTAGATCGTGAATATTTGGCACAGGAAGCTAAAAGAGTTAAG ACTGCAGAAGAACTTTCCTTGTGGGAGAAACAGAAAAAATGGCAGCAAAcagcagaaaaattaaaaagaaagcttAAAGAAAAGACTGATGAACATGAAAAATTACttgcaaattatgaaaaacttcGATCTGTCGTTTCATGTATGGAACGAGAGAAATGGTATTTAAGAAGTAAGCTCAAATTTGAAAGCGATATTGCATCTGGTACTTCATTAGGAAGACCCATTTCAAGTGTCCAGCATATCACAGTGGAAGAACAACTGGAGAAAGAATGTCGAATATTGAGAGAACGTGTTAAGGAATTAACTGACCGCCTagaaaaagaaagtaatgaACATTTGATGTTAGAAATTGCGGAATTAAAACGGCATAATGCAGCTTTGGAAGCAGTTTCTCAG GGCAATACATCTGTAATTAATCAGCTTGAGAAGTTAGAAACGACTAAAGATGCTCTTGAAAAGATAAACCTCAAGTTAGAAAGTGAAAATTTTGAGCTGCGACTTGAATTAGAAAGAGCGAATTCGGATACTCCGGGATTGCGAGAAAAAGTTGAACATTTGGAaaa ATACATCAAATTGTTAAAAGCAGAAAAATCTTCCGATTCCAGTCCTAGATCATCAGAAAAAGAACAGCCAGaatcaaacaataaaaaatctatCTTTGAAATGGAGAAAACAATATTCACATTGAAGCGAATTATCGAGAAACTTCAGGcagaaaataaaagattgaaatttaattcCAAAAAGAGTCATTTTCTAGTCAATcaa gGAAAAACAAATCTTATCGAGAGAGACATTTCATTTCAAAGGCAGTATGAGGAATCTCAGAAACGTGTAGTAAGTTTGGAGGCAGATTTACATTTAGCCGAACAAAGAGTAGCTATGTTAGAAAAAGCTCAAAAGGAAGATGACAAAGGAGATTTTGGAATCTTGAAACAACAGTTAATTCACAAATCCGAGCTTCTGGATAAAGTAAAACAGTTGTTAACACGGGCTGCCATAAATGAGAAGAATCTACGACAACGC GTACAACAGCTGGAATCGAAGCAAACTTTATCAACAATACCAGAGTGTTATGTGACTCCACCTACGCCACAATAA